The Tubulanus polymorphus chromosome 6, tnTubPoly1.2, whole genome shotgun sequence genome includes a region encoding these proteins:
- the LOC141906987 gene encoding uncharacterized protein LOC141906987 isoform X4, which yields MTKRSNNSPDHHRVQHNMATATAPATQGDGAIHDHMARIKMRMLNEKLSREKERYRPASGSSSDSDDALDHANVRLQQAMLRRDDLLGRLKRDRHDPNTDMPSHKQIVEHQYRPVQQVLPPIQMPVNPPNMYGQAPAVYTMPTESRSWNKGDFMEMMMMQNAQMHQMVMNQMMLSSLPTPAFGQRPQQQVVRVSDDGGGSSSEKRAVHHHHYGGGGGGGGGGGGYPAPAAPVISHITHLPPIDLRIRRPPPPVAVDRYPAEVEPLAQPRAKVKPKLVSPIPSPQPPPSPIRSPKRKPIVRGEYPFPGSRDLRRLRHTFYAAFFVAGLRDAIKKKKMYEVSDVFIFGIHIKEAIAALHRIYLNPEGKIYPILRDMITPGAPEYSILAEDPGKQIEKELYGDLSQILKNLVFYITEIMPTSGVLGTHRKAVVYELIKNGKKFPRGYFWNVERSQLTFNAQERTVNVGDPQANLLLIGVFFSRAMVTTLLMKPLDYGLTKTNLESIAQHNLMFLSTLMIMVVRIAAMPPGRPAMGLPQEISRFLYRDEDMKSVFTKLKPAIDESVKYIREWSAEYIKKLRGVQRADSRLNTPAAGAAASARSPRGQISIVQD from the exons aaatTATCAAGAGAAAAGGAAAGATATAGACCCGCGTCTGGAAGTA GTTCAGATTCTGATGATGCGCTTGACCATGCTAATGTACGGCTTCAGCAGGCTATGCTGAGGCGCGATGATCTACTTGGAAGATTAAAG CGTGACAGACACGACCCAAACACAG ATATGCCCTCCCATAAACAGATAGTAGAGCATCAATATCGTCCAGTTCAGCAAGTTTTACCACCTATACAGATGCCAGTAAACCCGCCAAACATGTACGGCCAGGCGCCGGCCGTTTACACGATGCCAACAGAGTCGAGATCATGGAACAAAGGCG ATTTCAtggaaatgatgatgatgcagaACGCGCAGATGCATCAAATGGTGATGAACCAAATGATGCTTAGTTCTTTACCGACCCCAGCTTTTGGGCAACGACCTCAACAACAAGTAGTTCGAGTATCGGACGATGGTGGCGGTTCCAGTAGCGAG aaaCGAGCCGTACATCATCACCACTACGGAGGAGGTGGTGGTGGCGGTGGTGGCGGCGGCGGTTACCCAGCACCAGCAGCTCCAGTCATTAGCCATATAACTCATTTACCACCTATAGATCT ACGAATAAGAAGGCCTCCGCCTCCGGTTGCGGTAGATCGATATCCAGCCGAAGTAGAACCTTTAGCTCAACCGAGAG CTAAAGTAAAACCAAAGCTCGTTAGTCCAA TACCGAGTCCTCAACCACCACCCAGTCCAATTAGGTCACCAAAACGTAAACCAATCGTACGCGGCGAATACCCATTTCCGGGATCGC GTGATTTGCGTAGATTACGTCATACATTCTATGCTGCATTTTTCGTCGCTGGTCTTCGAGACGCCATTAAAAAg aaaaagaTGTACGAAGTCAGCGATGTGTTTATATTTGGTATACATATTAAAGAAGCAATTGCCGCTTTACACAGAATCTATCTCAAT CCTGAAGGTAAAATCTATCCTATATTGAGAGATATGATAACTCCTGGTGCACCGGAGTATTCGATTTTAGCCGAAGATCCCGGAAAACAAATCGAAAAAGAGCTCTACGGAGACTTATcacaaattctaaaaaatctaGTATTCTATATTACTGAAATAATG CCGACTAGCGGAGTGCTAGGAACGCATAGGAAAGCAGTTGTATACGAATTGATCAAAAACGGCAAAAAATTCCCGCGAGGATACTTCTGGAACGTCGAAAGG TCTCAGTTAACGTTTAACGCTCAAGAGCGAACTGTTAATGTCGGTGATCCCCAGGCTAATTTGCTGTTGATTGGAGTATTCTTTTCAAGAGCCATGGTCACAACA TTACTGATGAAACCGTTAGACTACGGGTTGACTAAGACGAACCTCGAAAGTATCGCCCAGCATAACTTGATGTTTCTTTCCACATTGATGATCATGGTGGTCAGGATTGCTGCTATGCCTCCAGGGCGACCAGCAATG GGCTTACCTCAAGAAATCAGTCGGTTTTTGTATCGAGACGAGGACATGAAATCGGTGTTTACGAAATTGAAGCCTGCTATTGATGAATCAGTG AAATACATTCGTGAATGGAGCGCTGAATACATTAAAAAGTTGAGGGGTGTTCAAAGAGCTGATTCGCGATTGAACACCCCTGCAGCGGGAGCAGCAGCGTCTGCCCGCAGTCCCCGGGGTCAAATCAGCATCGTGCAAGATTAG
- the LOC141906987 gene encoding uncharacterized protein LOC141906987 isoform X2: protein MPKLRKCNVCHTPCAYDLTSSAGSSNKPKCSTCFKKLSREKERYRPASGSSSDSDDALDHANVRLQQAMLRRDDLLGRLKRDRHDPNTGKPATTTGLPGGGGGIPPESYRPIIYQPVYTQNGEYRPNTYHGSRNYNNTRSHSQRTTPSPQRPPPSRRSLPDMPSHKQIVEHQYRPVQQVLPPIQMPVNPPNMYGQAPAVYTMPTESRSWNKGDFMEMMMMQNAQMHQMVMNQMMLSSLPTPAFGQRPQQQVVRVSDDGGGSSSEKRAVHHHHYGGGGGGGGGGGGYPAPAAPVISHITHLPPIDLRIRRPPPPVAVDRYPAEVEPLAQPRAKVKPKLVSPIPSPQPPPSPIRSPKRKPIVRGEYPFPGSRDLRRLRHTFYAAFFVAGLRDAIKKKKMYEVSDVFIFGIHIKEAIAALHRIYLNPEGKIYPILRDMITPGAPEYSILAEDPGKQIEKELYGDLSQILKNLVFYITEIMPTSGVLGTHRKAVVYELIKNGKKFPRGYFWNVERSQLTFNAQERTVNVGDPQANLLLIGVFFSRAMVTTLLMKPLDYGLTKTNLESIAQHNLMFLSTLMIMVVRIAAMPPGRPAMGLPQEISRFLYRDEDMKSVFTKLKPAIDESVKYIREWSAEYIKKLRGVQRADSRLNTPAAGAAASARSPRGQISIVQD, encoded by the exons ATGCCAAAGTTGAGGAAATGTAATGTATGTCATACTCCGTGCGCTTATGATTTGACTAGTTCAGCCGGTAGTTCGAATAAACCTAAATGTTCAACGTGTTTTAAG aaatTATCAAGAGAAAAGGAAAGATATAGACCCGCGTCTGGAAGTA GTTCAGATTCTGATGATGCGCTTGACCATGCTAATGTACGGCTTCAGCAGGCTATGCTGAGGCGCGATGATCTACTTGGAAGATTAAAG CGTGACAGACACGACCCAAACACAGGTAAACCTGCTACGACTACGGGTCTACCAGGAGGCGGTGGAGGGATACCCCCTGAATCCTACCGTCCAATCATATACCAACCTGTGTACACTCAAAACGGCGAGTACAGACCAAACACGTATCACGGTTCacgaaattataataatacacGCAGTCACAGTCAACGAACTACACCATCTCCACAAAGACCACCTCCATCACGGCGTTCTTTGCCAG ATATGCCCTCCCATAAACAGATAGTAGAGCATCAATATCGTCCAGTTCAGCAAGTTTTACCACCTATACAGATGCCAGTAAACCCGCCAAACATGTACGGCCAGGCGCCGGCCGTTTACACGATGCCAACAGAGTCGAGATCATGGAACAAAGGCG ATTTCAtggaaatgatgatgatgcagaACGCGCAGATGCATCAAATGGTGATGAACCAAATGATGCTTAGTTCTTTACCGACCCCAGCTTTTGGGCAACGACCTCAACAACAAGTAGTTCGAGTATCGGACGATGGTGGCGGTTCCAGTAGCGAG aaaCGAGCCGTACATCATCACCACTACGGAGGAGGTGGTGGTGGCGGTGGTGGCGGCGGCGGTTACCCAGCACCAGCAGCTCCAGTCATTAGCCATATAACTCATTTACCACCTATAGATCT ACGAATAAGAAGGCCTCCGCCTCCGGTTGCGGTAGATCGATATCCAGCCGAAGTAGAACCTTTAGCTCAACCGAGAG CTAAAGTAAAACCAAAGCTCGTTAGTCCAA TACCGAGTCCTCAACCACCACCCAGTCCAATTAGGTCACCAAAACGTAAACCAATCGTACGCGGCGAATACCCATTTCCGGGATCGC GTGATTTGCGTAGATTACGTCATACATTCTATGCTGCATTTTTCGTCGCTGGTCTTCGAGACGCCATTAAAAAg aaaaagaTGTACGAAGTCAGCGATGTGTTTATATTTGGTATACATATTAAAGAAGCAATTGCCGCTTTACACAGAATCTATCTCAAT CCTGAAGGTAAAATCTATCCTATATTGAGAGATATGATAACTCCTGGTGCACCGGAGTATTCGATTTTAGCCGAAGATCCCGGAAAACAAATCGAAAAAGAGCTCTACGGAGACTTATcacaaattctaaaaaatctaGTATTCTATATTACTGAAATAATG CCGACTAGCGGAGTGCTAGGAACGCATAGGAAAGCAGTTGTATACGAATTGATCAAAAACGGCAAAAAATTCCCGCGAGGATACTTCTGGAACGTCGAAAGG TCTCAGTTAACGTTTAACGCTCAAGAGCGAACTGTTAATGTCGGTGATCCCCAGGCTAATTTGCTGTTGATTGGAGTATTCTTTTCAAGAGCCATGGTCACAACA TTACTGATGAAACCGTTAGACTACGGGTTGACTAAGACGAACCTCGAAAGTATCGCCCAGCATAACTTGATGTTTCTTTCCACATTGATGATCATGGTGGTCAGGATTGCTGCTATGCCTCCAGGGCGACCAGCAATG GGCTTACCTCAAGAAATCAGTCGGTTTTTGTATCGAGACGAGGACATGAAATCGGTGTTTACGAAATTGAAGCCTGCTATTGATGAATCAGTG AAATACATTCGTGAATGGAGCGCTGAATACATTAAAAAGTTGAGGGGTGTTCAAAGAGCTGATTCGCGATTGAACACCCCTGCAGCGGGAGCAGCAGCGTCTGCCCGCAGTCCCCGGGGTCAAATCAGCATCGTGCAAGATTAG
- the LOC141906987 gene encoding uncharacterized protein LOC141906987 isoform X3 has protein sequence MTKRSNNSPDHHRVQHNMATATAPATQGDGAIHDHMARIKMRMLNEKLSREKERYRPASGSSSDSDDALDHANVRLQQAMLRRDDLLGRLKRDRHDPNTGKPATTTGLPGGGGGIPPESYRPIIYQPVYTQNDMPSHKQIVEHQYRPVQQVLPPIQMPVNPPNMYGQAPAVYTMPTESRSWNKGDFMEMMMMQNAQMHQMVMNQMMLSSLPTPAFGQRPQQQVVRVSDDGGGSSSEKRAVHHHHYGGGGGGGGGGGGYPAPAAPVISHITHLPPIDLRIRRPPPPVAVDRYPAEVEPLAQPRAKVKPKLVSPIPSPQPPPSPIRSPKRKPIVRGEYPFPGSRDLRRLRHTFYAAFFVAGLRDAIKKKKMYEVSDVFIFGIHIKEAIAALHRIYLNPEGKIYPILRDMITPGAPEYSILAEDPGKQIEKELYGDLSQILKNLVFYITEIMPTSGVLGTHRKAVVYELIKNGKKFPRGYFWNVERSQLTFNAQERTVNVGDPQANLLLIGVFFSRAMVTTLLMKPLDYGLTKTNLESIAQHNLMFLSTLMIMVVRIAAMPPGRPAMGLPQEISRFLYRDEDMKSVFTKLKPAIDESVKYIREWSAEYIKKLRGVQRADSRLNTPAAGAAASARSPRGQISIVQD, from the exons aaatTATCAAGAGAAAAGGAAAGATATAGACCCGCGTCTGGAAGTA GTTCAGATTCTGATGATGCGCTTGACCATGCTAATGTACGGCTTCAGCAGGCTATGCTGAGGCGCGATGATCTACTTGGAAGATTAAAG CGTGACAGACACGACCCAAACACAGGTAAACCTGCTACGACTACGGGTCTACCAGGAGGCGGTGGAGGGATACCCCCTGAATCCTACCGTCCAATCATATACCAACCTGTGTACACTCAAAACG ATATGCCCTCCCATAAACAGATAGTAGAGCATCAATATCGTCCAGTTCAGCAAGTTTTACCACCTATACAGATGCCAGTAAACCCGCCAAACATGTACGGCCAGGCGCCGGCCGTTTACACGATGCCAACAGAGTCGAGATCATGGAACAAAGGCG ATTTCAtggaaatgatgatgatgcagaACGCGCAGATGCATCAAATGGTGATGAACCAAATGATGCTTAGTTCTTTACCGACCCCAGCTTTTGGGCAACGACCTCAACAACAAGTAGTTCGAGTATCGGACGATGGTGGCGGTTCCAGTAGCGAG aaaCGAGCCGTACATCATCACCACTACGGAGGAGGTGGTGGTGGCGGTGGTGGCGGCGGCGGTTACCCAGCACCAGCAGCTCCAGTCATTAGCCATATAACTCATTTACCACCTATAGATCT ACGAATAAGAAGGCCTCCGCCTCCGGTTGCGGTAGATCGATATCCAGCCGAAGTAGAACCTTTAGCTCAACCGAGAG CTAAAGTAAAACCAAAGCTCGTTAGTCCAA TACCGAGTCCTCAACCACCACCCAGTCCAATTAGGTCACCAAAACGTAAACCAATCGTACGCGGCGAATACCCATTTCCGGGATCGC GTGATTTGCGTAGATTACGTCATACATTCTATGCTGCATTTTTCGTCGCTGGTCTTCGAGACGCCATTAAAAAg aaaaagaTGTACGAAGTCAGCGATGTGTTTATATTTGGTATACATATTAAAGAAGCAATTGCCGCTTTACACAGAATCTATCTCAAT CCTGAAGGTAAAATCTATCCTATATTGAGAGATATGATAACTCCTGGTGCACCGGAGTATTCGATTTTAGCCGAAGATCCCGGAAAACAAATCGAAAAAGAGCTCTACGGAGACTTATcacaaattctaaaaaatctaGTATTCTATATTACTGAAATAATG CCGACTAGCGGAGTGCTAGGAACGCATAGGAAAGCAGTTGTATACGAATTGATCAAAAACGGCAAAAAATTCCCGCGAGGATACTTCTGGAACGTCGAAAGG TCTCAGTTAACGTTTAACGCTCAAGAGCGAACTGTTAATGTCGGTGATCCCCAGGCTAATTTGCTGTTGATTGGAGTATTCTTTTCAAGAGCCATGGTCACAACA TTACTGATGAAACCGTTAGACTACGGGTTGACTAAGACGAACCTCGAAAGTATCGCCCAGCATAACTTGATGTTTCTTTCCACATTGATGATCATGGTGGTCAGGATTGCTGCTATGCCTCCAGGGCGACCAGCAATG GGCTTACCTCAAGAAATCAGTCGGTTTTTGTATCGAGACGAGGACATGAAATCGGTGTTTACGAAATTGAAGCCTGCTATTGATGAATCAGTG AAATACATTCGTGAATGGAGCGCTGAATACATTAAAAAGTTGAGGGGTGTTCAAAGAGCTGATTCGCGATTGAACACCCCTGCAGCGGGAGCAGCAGCGTCTGCCCGCAGTCCCCGGGGTCAAATCAGCATCGTGCAAGATTAG
- the LOC141906987 gene encoding uncharacterized protein LOC141906987 isoform X1: MTKRSNNSPDHHRVQHNMATATAPATQGDGAIHDHMARIKMRMLNEKLSREKERYRPASGSSSDSDDALDHANVRLQQAMLRRDDLLGRLKRDRHDPNTGKPATTTGLPGGGGGIPPESYRPIIYQPVYTQNGEYRPNTYHGSRNYNNTRSHSQRTTPSPQRPPPSRRSLPDMPSHKQIVEHQYRPVQQVLPPIQMPVNPPNMYGQAPAVYTMPTESRSWNKGDFMEMMMMQNAQMHQMVMNQMMLSSLPTPAFGQRPQQQVVRVSDDGGGSSSEKRAVHHHHYGGGGGGGGGGGGYPAPAAPVISHITHLPPIDLRIRRPPPPVAVDRYPAEVEPLAQPRAKVKPKLVSPIPSPQPPPSPIRSPKRKPIVRGEYPFPGSRDLRRLRHTFYAAFFVAGLRDAIKKKKMYEVSDVFIFGIHIKEAIAALHRIYLNPEGKIYPILRDMITPGAPEYSILAEDPGKQIEKELYGDLSQILKNLVFYITEIMPTSGVLGTHRKAVVYELIKNGKKFPRGYFWNVERSQLTFNAQERTVNVGDPQANLLLIGVFFSRAMVTTLLMKPLDYGLTKTNLESIAQHNLMFLSTLMIMVVRIAAMPPGRPAMGLPQEISRFLYRDEDMKSVFTKLKPAIDESVKYIREWSAEYIKKLRGVQRADSRLNTPAAGAAASARSPRGQISIVQD; the protein is encoded by the exons aaatTATCAAGAGAAAAGGAAAGATATAGACCCGCGTCTGGAAGTA GTTCAGATTCTGATGATGCGCTTGACCATGCTAATGTACGGCTTCAGCAGGCTATGCTGAGGCGCGATGATCTACTTGGAAGATTAAAG CGTGACAGACACGACCCAAACACAGGTAAACCTGCTACGACTACGGGTCTACCAGGAGGCGGTGGAGGGATACCCCCTGAATCCTACCGTCCAATCATATACCAACCTGTGTACACTCAAAACGGCGAGTACAGACCAAACACGTATCACGGTTCacgaaattataataatacacGCAGTCACAGTCAACGAACTACACCATCTCCACAAAGACCACCTCCATCACGGCGTTCTTTGCCAG ATATGCCCTCCCATAAACAGATAGTAGAGCATCAATATCGTCCAGTTCAGCAAGTTTTACCACCTATACAGATGCCAGTAAACCCGCCAAACATGTACGGCCAGGCGCCGGCCGTTTACACGATGCCAACAGAGTCGAGATCATGGAACAAAGGCG ATTTCAtggaaatgatgatgatgcagaACGCGCAGATGCATCAAATGGTGATGAACCAAATGATGCTTAGTTCTTTACCGACCCCAGCTTTTGGGCAACGACCTCAACAACAAGTAGTTCGAGTATCGGACGATGGTGGCGGTTCCAGTAGCGAG aaaCGAGCCGTACATCATCACCACTACGGAGGAGGTGGTGGTGGCGGTGGTGGCGGCGGCGGTTACCCAGCACCAGCAGCTCCAGTCATTAGCCATATAACTCATTTACCACCTATAGATCT ACGAATAAGAAGGCCTCCGCCTCCGGTTGCGGTAGATCGATATCCAGCCGAAGTAGAACCTTTAGCTCAACCGAGAG CTAAAGTAAAACCAAAGCTCGTTAGTCCAA TACCGAGTCCTCAACCACCACCCAGTCCAATTAGGTCACCAAAACGTAAACCAATCGTACGCGGCGAATACCCATTTCCGGGATCGC GTGATTTGCGTAGATTACGTCATACATTCTATGCTGCATTTTTCGTCGCTGGTCTTCGAGACGCCATTAAAAAg aaaaagaTGTACGAAGTCAGCGATGTGTTTATATTTGGTATACATATTAAAGAAGCAATTGCCGCTTTACACAGAATCTATCTCAAT CCTGAAGGTAAAATCTATCCTATATTGAGAGATATGATAACTCCTGGTGCACCGGAGTATTCGATTTTAGCCGAAGATCCCGGAAAACAAATCGAAAAAGAGCTCTACGGAGACTTATcacaaattctaaaaaatctaGTATTCTATATTACTGAAATAATG CCGACTAGCGGAGTGCTAGGAACGCATAGGAAAGCAGTTGTATACGAATTGATCAAAAACGGCAAAAAATTCCCGCGAGGATACTTCTGGAACGTCGAAAGG TCTCAGTTAACGTTTAACGCTCAAGAGCGAACTGTTAATGTCGGTGATCCCCAGGCTAATTTGCTGTTGATTGGAGTATTCTTTTCAAGAGCCATGGTCACAACA TTACTGATGAAACCGTTAGACTACGGGTTGACTAAGACGAACCTCGAAAGTATCGCCCAGCATAACTTGATGTTTCTTTCCACATTGATGATCATGGTGGTCAGGATTGCTGCTATGCCTCCAGGGCGACCAGCAATG GGCTTACCTCAAGAAATCAGTCGGTTTTTGTATCGAGACGAGGACATGAAATCGGTGTTTACGAAATTGAAGCCTGCTATTGATGAATCAGTG AAATACATTCGTGAATGGAGCGCTGAATACATTAAAAAGTTGAGGGGTGTTCAAAGAGCTGATTCGCGATTGAACACCCCTGCAGCGGGAGCAGCAGCGTCTGCCCGCAGTCCCCGGGGTCAAATCAGCATCGTGCAAGATTAG
- the LOC141906987 gene encoding uncharacterized protein LOC141906987 isoform X5: protein MLRRDDLLGRLKRDRHDPNTGKPATTTGLPGGGGGIPPESYRPIIYQPVYTQNGEYRPNTYHGSRNYNNTRSHSQRTTPSPQRPPPSRRSLPDMPSHKQIVEHQYRPVQQVLPPIQMPVNPPNMYGQAPAVYTMPTESRSWNKGDFMEMMMMQNAQMHQMVMNQMMLSSLPTPAFGQRPQQQVVRVSDDGGGSSSEKRAVHHHHYGGGGGGGGGGGGYPAPAAPVISHITHLPPIDLRIRRPPPPVAVDRYPAEVEPLAQPRAKVKPKLVSPIPSPQPPPSPIRSPKRKPIVRGEYPFPGSRDLRRLRHTFYAAFFVAGLRDAIKKKKMYEVSDVFIFGIHIKEAIAALHRIYLNPEGKIYPILRDMITPGAPEYSILAEDPGKQIEKELYGDLSQILKNLVFYITEIMPTSGVLGTHRKAVVYELIKNGKKFPRGYFWNVERSQLTFNAQERTVNVGDPQANLLLIGVFFSRAMVTTLLMKPLDYGLTKTNLESIAQHNLMFLSTLMIMVVRIAAMPPGRPAMGLPQEISRFLYRDEDMKSVFTKLKPAIDESVKYIREWSAEYIKKLRGVQRADSRLNTPAAGAAASARSPRGQISIVQD from the exons ATGCTGAGGCGCGATGATCTACTTGGAAGATTAAAG CGTGACAGACACGACCCAAACACAGGTAAACCTGCTACGACTACGGGTCTACCAGGAGGCGGTGGAGGGATACCCCCTGAATCCTACCGTCCAATCATATACCAACCTGTGTACACTCAAAACGGCGAGTACAGACCAAACACGTATCACGGTTCacgaaattataataatacacGCAGTCACAGTCAACGAACTACACCATCTCCACAAAGACCACCTCCATCACGGCGTTCTTTGCCAG ATATGCCCTCCCATAAACAGATAGTAGAGCATCAATATCGTCCAGTTCAGCAAGTTTTACCACCTATACAGATGCCAGTAAACCCGCCAAACATGTACGGCCAGGCGCCGGCCGTTTACACGATGCCAACAGAGTCGAGATCATGGAACAAAGGCG ATTTCAtggaaatgatgatgatgcagaACGCGCAGATGCATCAAATGGTGATGAACCAAATGATGCTTAGTTCTTTACCGACCCCAGCTTTTGGGCAACGACCTCAACAACAAGTAGTTCGAGTATCGGACGATGGTGGCGGTTCCAGTAGCGAG aaaCGAGCCGTACATCATCACCACTACGGAGGAGGTGGTGGTGGCGGTGGTGGCGGCGGCGGTTACCCAGCACCAGCAGCTCCAGTCATTAGCCATATAACTCATTTACCACCTATAGATCT ACGAATAAGAAGGCCTCCGCCTCCGGTTGCGGTAGATCGATATCCAGCCGAAGTAGAACCTTTAGCTCAACCGAGAG CTAAAGTAAAACCAAAGCTCGTTAGTCCAA TACCGAGTCCTCAACCACCACCCAGTCCAATTAGGTCACCAAAACGTAAACCAATCGTACGCGGCGAATACCCATTTCCGGGATCGC GTGATTTGCGTAGATTACGTCATACATTCTATGCTGCATTTTTCGTCGCTGGTCTTCGAGACGCCATTAAAAAg aaaaagaTGTACGAAGTCAGCGATGTGTTTATATTTGGTATACATATTAAAGAAGCAATTGCCGCTTTACACAGAATCTATCTCAAT CCTGAAGGTAAAATCTATCCTATATTGAGAGATATGATAACTCCTGGTGCACCGGAGTATTCGATTTTAGCCGAAGATCCCGGAAAACAAATCGAAAAAGAGCTCTACGGAGACTTATcacaaattctaaaaaatctaGTATTCTATATTACTGAAATAATG CCGACTAGCGGAGTGCTAGGAACGCATAGGAAAGCAGTTGTATACGAATTGATCAAAAACGGCAAAAAATTCCCGCGAGGATACTTCTGGAACGTCGAAAGG TCTCAGTTAACGTTTAACGCTCAAGAGCGAACTGTTAATGTCGGTGATCCCCAGGCTAATTTGCTGTTGATTGGAGTATTCTTTTCAAGAGCCATGGTCACAACA TTACTGATGAAACCGTTAGACTACGGGTTGACTAAGACGAACCTCGAAAGTATCGCCCAGCATAACTTGATGTTTCTTTCCACATTGATGATCATGGTGGTCAGGATTGCTGCTATGCCTCCAGGGCGACCAGCAATG GGCTTACCTCAAGAAATCAGTCGGTTTTTGTATCGAGACGAGGACATGAAATCGGTGTTTACGAAATTGAAGCCTGCTATTGATGAATCAGTG AAATACATTCGTGAATGGAGCGCTGAATACATTAAAAAGTTGAGGGGTGTTCAAAGAGCTGATTCGCGATTGAACACCCCTGCAGCGGGAGCAGCAGCGTCTGCCCGCAGTCCCCGGGGTCAAATCAGCATCGTGCAAGATTAG